The proteins below come from a single Candidatus Syntrophosphaera sp. genomic window:
- a CDS encoding transporter substrate-binding domain-containing protein codes for MKKLCFVLVVALALFGLACSRKETPLTILTEDYPPLSFMENDMVTGYGAEVVGAIQEILKTNFVPQLLEWDDAYERALNEPNVVLFTMEKTPERADKFHFIGPLGAHTASFYALAESDLQLPNLEAAKEVKIIATTKKWFTEQYLLEQGFTNLVSTDTPQQNITMLLEKKADLSVFTNVTYPLLAKSAGIDPDALKPIFDVMSTEYYITISKATDPAVVAKWQEAFAQLQQDGSLQKIKDKWFPPAE; via the coding sequence ATGAAAAAGTTATGCTTTGTGCTGGTCGTGGCACTCGCGCTGTTTGGCCTGGCCTGCAGCCGCAAGGAAACTCCCCTGACCATCCTCACCGAAGATTATCCTCCCCTCAGCTTTATGGAAAACGATATGGTCACCGGTTACGGGGCCGAGGTGGTGGGAGCGATCCAAGAGATCCTGAAAACCAATTTTGTGCCTCAATTGCTGGAATGGGACGATGCGTACGAGAGAGCGCTCAATGAGCCCAATGTGGTGCTGTTCACCATGGAAAAAACACCCGAGCGGGCTGACAAATTCCATTTCATTGGCCCCCTGGGCGCCCACACCGCAAGCTTCTATGCCCTGGCCGAAAGCGACCTGCAACTGCCCAATCTGGAAGCTGCCAAGGAGGTGAAGATCATTGCCACAACCAAGAAGTGGTTCACCGAGCAGTATTTGCTGGAACAAGGATTCACCAATCTGGTGAGCACCGACACACCCCAGCAAAACATCACGATGCTGCTCGAAAAGAAAGCCGACCTCTCTGTGTTCACGAATGTCACTTATCCCCTCCTGGCCAAGTCCGCGGGTATAGATCCCGATGCCCTGAAACCCATTTTTGACGTGATGAGCACCGAATACTACATCACCATCTCCAAAGCCACAGATCCCGCCGTAGTGGCAAAATGGCAGGAAGCTTTCGCCCAGCTCCAGCAGGACGGTTCCCTGCAAAAGATAAAGGACAAGTGGTTCCCTCCCGCGGAGTGA